Part of the Streptomyces europaeiscabiei genome is shown below.
AACGCCCTGCGCGTCGTCCGGCTGCTGCACGAGCTCGACGAGCTGCGGGTGATGGACGTCGCCGACCGGCTCGGCGTCGCGCGCTCGACCGCTCACCGCATCCTCGCGATGCTCGTCTTCGAGGGATTCGCGGCGCAGGACCGCCACAAGGTGTACCGGCCGGGGCCGGCTCTGCAGGCGATCAGGGGAAGCCAGGCCGCCCCTCCCCCGGACCTGATCACCATCGCCCACCCCCACCTGCAACGGCTGGCGGACGCCGTCCGTGAGACGACCCACCTGATGGTGCTCGATGGCAACGGAGCCCGCTTCCTGGACGGCGTGGAGGGCCCACAGGCGCTGCGGGTCAGCTACCGCACCGGCACGCTCCTGCCCGCCCACGTCACCTCGGGCGGCAAGGCCATGCTCGCGGCACTGCCGGCCGACCGGCTCCGGGCCCTCTACCCCAACGGGCTCCCCGGGGAGGGGTCCGACGCTTCCGGCGACGTGGAGCGGCTGTTCAACGAGCTGGTGGCGGTACGACGGGACGGCTACGCGATCAACCTGCAGGAGAGCGAGCGCGGAGTGCACGCCGTCGGTGCCTGTGTGCGCGATCGCACGGGCACCGCCGTGGCCGCCGTGGCGGTCGCGGCTCCGTCGGTCCGGTGCACCCGCGCGAGCCTGGCAGCGTTGTCCCGTCCCCTGCTGGCAGCCGTGCAGGACATCGGTCAGGGGCTGTGAACGGCGCGACGGTGTGCGGCACCGTCCGTCTCAGGGGTGCCGCACGCCGTGTCTTCGCGTCTTCGCGGCGGGTTACGTCGCCTCGAAGACCGGGTTGCTCACTTGTCGTGTCCGGTCACCTCGAGGGACGGCGCCCAGCGCGGCATCTCGCCCCTCCCGGAGACCAGGCGGATGTTCTTGCTGTAGCCGTACTCGCCCAGGGTTTGCGCCGAAGTCTCCCGGCCGTAGCCGCTCGCGCCGACACCACCGAACGGCGTGCCCGTGAAGTTCCGGTTGTAGTTGTTCACGAAGACGAACCCGGTGTGCAGGGCGCGGCTGACCCGCAGTGCGCGCTCCGAGTCCGGCGTGAACACCGCGGCGACCAGGCCGAAGTCGGTGCCGTTGGCGATCCTGACGGCCTCGTCCTCGTCGTGGAACGGGATCATCGAGATGACCGGGCCGAAGATCTCCTCCTGCGCGATGCGCATGTCCGGGCGGACGCCGGTGAACAGTGTCGGCGCGACGTAGTAGCCGCCCGCCAGCTCCGGGTCGTCGGGGAGCGGCGCCTGCGCCGCGATCGTGGCACCCTCCTGGACACCTATGTCGATGTAGTCCAGCACTCGCTTGCGCTGGGCGGCGGACACCATCGGTCCGATGTGCGTGCCGGGGTCGACGCCGTTGCCGACGCGCAGCCGCTTCACCGCGTTGCCGTAGCGGCGCGCGACCTCGTCGTAGATGTCGGCGTGTACGAGGACACGGGACGCCGAGGTACAGGCCTCGCCCTGGTTGAAGAGGCCGCCCTCGATCGCCCACGGCAGCGCCAGGTCGAGGTCCGCGTCCTCGAAGATGATGAACGGGTCCTTGCCGCCGAGCTCCATCAGGGTCGGCGTCAGGTTGTCGGCAGCGGTCTTGATGACCGAGACGCCGGTGGTGGGCGACCCGGTGAACGAGATTTTGCCGACGAGCGGGTGTCCGGCGAGCCGGGACCCGATCGAGCCGGTGCCGGGAAGGATGTGGACCACGTCGTCGGGCAGGACGGACTGGATGATCTCCACCATGCGCATGGATGAGAGCGGGGCCTGCTCCGGCGGCTTGATCACCACCGCGTTGCCGACGGCCAGCGCCGGGGCCAGCTTGCTGGCTGTGTGGATCGGCGGCCAGTTGAACGGCACGATCGCGGCGATGACGCCGTAGGGTTCGAGCACGGTGATGTCCAGCAGGTTTCCGCCGTCGTTGACCTGGCCGGGCATGGAGTCGCACAGGCTCGCGAAGTACTCGAAGAGCCCGATCGCCGCGTTCACGTCCCCGTTGCGCGCCTGGGTCAGTGGTTTGCCGTTGTCGCTGCACTCCAGGGTCGCGATCTCGTCGGCGTGCTCGCGTATCGCCTGAGCGATCTTCCGCAGCCAGCTGCCGCGCTCGCGGGCGGTGCGGGCCCTCCAGGAGAAGTGCGCGTCGTAGGCCGCCTGTACGGCCTGGTCGACTTCCTTGTCGCCGGCGCCCTGGACGACGGCCAGTGGCGCGCCGGTCGCGGGGTTGTCGACGGTGAACTGATCGGCGGCGTCCTGGGACGACCACCGGGTGCGGATCTCGCGTGGTGACGACTTGGCCACGACCTTGCTCCGTTCAGGGGTGTGCTTGGTTTGACGGCTCGCTCGCAGGATGCGGTGGCAGCCGGTCGATGACGGCCCGTCAGGGCCTGAGAACGATCTTGCCGTTCGTGTGTCGGCGTTCCAGCTCTCGGAAGGCCTCTCGGACTTCGTCGAGCCGGTAGACGCCTGCTATGGGGATCTCCAGATCCCCATCGGCGATCAGCGTGGCGACTTCCCGCAGGACGTCGGCGCTTGCCGCCGCCGCGCTGCCCTCCGCCTTGGTGCCGTGCTTCGCCGCGCCGGGGAAGTCGATGATCATGTTGATCCGTTCACCGGGTACACCGAGTTCCAGGGCCAGTTCGATGTAGGGAGCGCCGAGGGTGTCGATGAAGGCGTCGATCGTGCCGCCGGCCACCGCGCGGATGCGCTCGCCGACATCCTCGCCATAGGTCAGTGGGATCGCTCCGTGCCGGGCAAGCCATGCGTGGTGGGGCTCACTGGCCAGGCCGATGACGGTGGCTCCGGCGCGCCGGGCGAGTTGGACGACGAGAGAGCCCACTCCACCTGCGGCCCCGGAGACGACGACGGTCTCGCCACGCTTGACCCTGACGCGTGTACGGCCGCGTACCCCGTGGTCCCGGCGACGAAGAGCGCGCCTGCCCGCTCCCACGGGACCGCCGCCGGTCGGGGGGTGAGGTGGTCGTCGTCGACGATCACGTACTCGGCGTGGCTGGCCTGCTTGTGGGTGAAGCCGATCACTTCGTCACCGACGGCGAATCCGGTCGCTCCCGCACCCAGTTCCTCGACAATCCCGGCGAGGTCGCTGCCCTGCCCCGACGGAAACGTCGCCGGAAACCTGTCGTGCAGGAACCCCCGCCGGATCGCGGCCTCGCCCGGGTTGATCCCGGCCGCCACCACCTTGACGAGGACCTGGCGTTCACCGGGCACGGTCCGTTCGACATCGACCACGTTCAGTACGTCGATGCCGCCGTACTCGGTGAATCGCACTGCTTTGGGCATCGCGGCTCCTCAGGTCGCACCGCGGGTGAAGGGAATGCGGGCCCACGCGGACTGTCGGCCGTTCACAGCCCCAGAATGCGTTCGGCATTGCCGTGCGCGATGCGGGCGAGGTCGGCCCGCGCGTATGGTGCGGAACGCAGGAACGCCACCGCATCGGCGCTGGACTCGAACGGGTAGTCGATGGAGAACAGCACCCGGTCGACACCGACAGCATGGACGGCTCCCAGCAGCGCGGCATGGGACATGACTCCGCTGGTGGTGACGTACACGTTGTTGCGCAGGTAGTACGAGGGCAGGTGCTGCACCCTCCGCTCAACCGGAACTTGGGCGGGGTAGCGGCTGTCGAGCCGAGCCATCTGGAACGGCAGCAGCTCGCCCATGTGACCCAACATCACTGATGCGCCCGGGAACTCGTCGAACACGCCGCCGTAGATCAGCCGGAGCGCATGGGCGCCCACCGTCGCGGTCCAGCCCCAGGACGGCCCGACCAGCACGGGATGCCCGTCGAAGACACGCCACTTGTCGGCCGGAATGACAGCCGGATGCAGATACAGCGTCACGCCGAGGCGCTCCAGCTCGGCCCATACGGGCCTGAACTGCGGCTCGTCCAGGTAGTGCCCCCGCACATGGTCGTTGTACAGCACACCCTTGAGCCCGAGCTCCTTCACCGCCCGACGCAGCTCCACGACCGCGGCCTTCGGGTCCTGCAGCGGAAGCACCGCGAAACCCGCGAACCGGTTCGGATGACTGGCGACCGCCTTGGCCAGATGGTCGTTGACCCGTCGCGCCACGGCCACCGCCTCCGCCGGATCCTCGATCACTTCCAGGCCCGGCGTGGAGTAGGAGAGGACCTGCATGTCGACGCCGTTGGCGTCCATGTCGGCCAGCCGCAGCTCGGTCACGTCGTCCAGGCGCCGGAACCACTCCCGCTTGGTCTCGTCCGTTGCCTCCAAGCGCTCACGGATCGCCGCCTCCTGCCGGATGGCTCCGGGAATGGAGAACGCCTCCTCCACAGCTACGATGCGCATCTTCTTCTCCTTTTTGGCGTTCCGATGGTCTTTCGAGCCGCCGACTGTCATGGAGGCAGGGCTGCCAGGCACTGCCTCCGCGGCGAGCGCGGGTCGTCCCGCGACCAGACCGCCGGCCGCGGCGGCTCCTCCGGCAGCTGCGGTCGCGGCGAGGAATCCTCGCCGGGTGGCTGCGGTCAGGGGCTCGGCGGGTGGAGTCACGGCTCGGAAAGGACGTTCGTCGGACATGTCCGCTCTTCCTCGATGGTGGCGCGGTGGTTGTCGGGACGTCCCATCGCAATCGTGCTCCGCGGAGGTGCGCGTCGTTCCCCAGTGGGACATCGGCTGTCGTGGTCGGCTCGCACTGGGCGACGGACCGTGTCCGGCGACCGGGTCCGAGGCGGGCACCGCCCTCCCGGACCCGGTGCCGTCAGTCAGTGACCGGTCTGGCGACGGGGTGGATGTCGGCCCGGACAGTGCGCCTCTGGCCGCCGGTCGATCAGGCGGTCTTCTTGTCGCTCTCGGCCAGGATCCTGTCGCGCACACCGGCGAGAGCTCCCTCAATCGCGCCCGCGGGCCTGCCGAAGGTGCTGGCCGAGAACTGAGCGGGGCCGGTCTTGGCGGTGAAGGAGTGCGGGTAGGCGAACTCCCGGAGTCCTTCTTCGCCCTGCTTGCGCCCATAACCACTGTCGCCGCGACCGCCGAAGGGCACCGCGGGGTTCATGGAGAACACCAGTGCGTCGTTGATGCTGGTCATTCCGACGCGGAGCTGACGGGCGATGGCTTCGCCGCGGTCGCGGCTGAAGACGGCACTGCCCAGTCCGTACCGGCTGGCGTTGATGTGAGCGATGGCCTCTTCGGTGTCGGCGACCTTGACGACGGCCAGTGTCGGACCGAACGTCTCCTCCGTCGCCGCGAGGGAGTCGGGGGTCACGCCGACGAGGACGGTGGGGGTGACATAGCGGTCACCCACCGCGTCGAGGCCGCCTACGGTGGCTGTCGCACCGCGTTCGAGAGCGTCCCGGATGTGCTCCCGGATGATCGGGATCTGGGTGGGCAGGGGAACCGGCCCGATCTCCGCGTCCTCGCCACTGCCGACGCGAACCTGCTTGGCAAGCTCACTGACCTTCTCGACGAACTCGTCGTGGACCGACTCGACGACGTAGGCCACTTCGAGACTGATGCAGCCGTGTCCGGTGTTCTGCATGGCACCCCACACGACGTGCTTGGCGGCTTCGTCCAGGTCGGCGTCCTCGGCCACGACGACGCCGTCCTTTCCTCCCAGTTCCAGCAGAACGGGGGTCAGGGTCTGCGCGCACTGGGCGGCCACGGTCTTGCCCGTGGTGACGCTGCCGGTGAAGGCGAGCTTGTTCAGGCCGGCCTCGATGAGCGCCCCGCCCGTGGCCCCGAACCCGTTCAGGGTCTGCAGGACGGAGGGAAGGTCCGGAACGGCCCGCTGCCAGGTCCGGACGAGCCACTCCCCGACGCCGGGCGTGATCTGGCTGGGCTTGAGGATGGCGGCGTTGCCGGCCGCGATCGCCTCGATCAGGATGGCCCCGGGGGTGAGCAGGGGGAAGTTCCACGGCCCGATGACACCGACGACGCCGTAGGGCTGGTATTCGAGCCACGCGCGCTGATTGGGCACGGTACGGCTGCCGGGGAGCTCCCGGCGTCCCAGCACACGCTCGGCGTTCTCGATGGCGTACTGCACGTGTTCCAGAATCCCGAGCACTTCCACGCGGGCGTCATCGAGGGGCTTGCCGTTCTCGGTGTGAATGAGCGCGGCGCCCTCCTCGCCACTGACGGCTATCTCCCGTCGCCAGGCACGCAGCCGCTCCGCGCGGCCCTCGAATCCGAGGTCCCACCAGGCCGCGGCGACCGAGCGGGCGTCAGCGACGGCCGCGGCCGCCTCCTTCTTCCCCGCCACGGGGTATCGCGCGAACTCGGCTCCGGTGGCCTGATCGACGGTGATCACCTCACTGCCGTCCTGTCCGATGACTCCATCACGCGTGCTCGTCGGATTGTTGTTACTCACGGTTTTCTCCCACTTTGTTACGACCTCCAGCACCCGGACTGCACCTTGAGAGCGCCGGGGTGGCGGGCGCGGTGTTCGGCGCGGCGAAGAGGCGCTGCATGAGAGCGGGCGCGCGCCGACGTAATGAACTTCAGTGATGGCCCAAGGGCCGTCGCAAGTGCCAGATTATCAACCGCTGAGCCACTGTCAAGCATTTGATACTCAACAAGTCACTTGTGATTCTGCCGCTCGGATCAGTCCACGCCAAGGGACAGAACAGGCACACGGTCGACAGTGGTCAAGAAGGCCAGGGTGTGCGGACGGCTGTCGAGGACCGCGCCCAGGGGCCTGGCGCGCTTGGCCGGATGCCTGATCCAGCACAGAGAACTCGGCCTGTTCGTGGCCCTACCTGTCACGCACCACCCCGCACAGGAGGTTCGGGCCGATGTCACCCACCCCACTCGCCGGTGCGCCGACCCGCGCCGCCGGTCAGCCCCTGCCGGCACCGGCGCGCCCCTCGCGGCGATGGCGCCCGCCGACATCTCCGACAAACGGGAACTGCCGCCCGGCACCCACGTCGCCGACGGCGGCATTGGCATAGCGCGGTGACAGCACTCCCCAGATTGGAGTGGTAGCGCATATACGGACAGACCCTGCCGTTCAGTCGACGGGTTCGGGATCCTTGGACCGGCTCGACAGCTCTACAGGCCGCCGAACTCACGCAGTCTCGGTAGACGCCAAGGCAGCCAAGTCGACCTCCTCGGCTCCGAGGGGACTGGTCACCACGTCGGCGCAGCAAAGAGCTGTTGCCGACCCGGTCCACCCTTGACCGCTGCGGGTCCACCCATCTCGTCGCTCTTGAACGAGAGCCAAGCTTGTTGCGGAACAGCAACCGGTCAACAAAGGGAAGTAAACGAGCACCGGCCTGTGGCCCATCTTGACTCAAAGTTCAGAGCGACCGGCCCTCGGCCTCGCCCGACCGTCACGGTCACCCGACCTGCCACCCCATCGGCCACAGGCCGACAGCCGGGTCCGGAGAGGCGGGCGGACGACAGGAGATCCACCAACCGCCCGCCGGCCATCGCCACCTAGGCTCGCTGATCCGTGTAGCGAGTCGCGAGGGCGGGCCGGAAGCCGCCTCCCATCACACCGGCCTCCGCAGCGAGCAGCGCGTCCAACGCGGAGTCCTGGTCCTCCAGGCCAGGGACACAGACGGTCTCACCGAGGCGCAGGCCGGCCAGGCTGGCCGAGGCCACGTCCTCAGGCAGCATGGCCCGTGGGTTGCCGCGCGAGACGCCACCGTTCCACTCCGTTGCCACGATGCTGGGGCACACCACCTGGACACGGACCGGGGTGTCGGCGAGTTCGCCCGCGAGCGTGCGCGTGAATCCCACGGTGGCGGCCTTCGCAGCGACGTAGAGGGTACGCCGGGGTGCTTGCGGGGGCGCGCCGTCCGTTCGGACGGCGAGGGTGCTGCCCGCACTGAAGGCGAGAAGCGAGGCGACAGTGACGACGCTTCCTTCCCCCGCCGCGAGCATTCCGGGCAGCGCAGCGCGGACCAGCAGGACGGGGGCGACCGCGTTGAGGGTGAGAAGGCTCTGGATTTCGGCCGGGTCGACATCGGTGAGCGGAGCGTAGCCGCCGGCACCGGCGTTGCTGATCAGCATGCGTACGTCGCCGACGGCCAGCCGGGTGGCGACTGCGGCGATGCCGTCCTGGGTCGCGAGGTCGGCGGGCAGTACCTCGACGGCCGCTCCACGGGCGCGGAGTTCCTCGGCGAGCTCGGCGAGCCGGTCGGCACGTCGCGCGACCAGGACGAGGTCGTGGTCGTCCGCCAGGAGACGGGCGTAGGCGGCGCCGATGCCGGATGAGGCGCCTGTGATCAGTGCATTGGTGCGAGTCATGGGGGTTAGTGTTCTTCAAGCGCTGTTCTGCTGTCAAACGCTTGATGTATATGAAGTGCCGTATCCTGCTCCTGTGATACGAAACAACGAGGAGCCCGTCGGGCTCAACGCGCTCGACCGGGTGACCTGGGCCTTGCGTCGCGCGGAGCTGGCTGTGCAGTCGCTCAAGGAGCAGCGGCTGCGCCCGCTGGGCTTGATGGCGGCGCACTACACGCTCCTGATCTCGGTGCACGACGAGCCCGGACTGACCGGCGCCGAGTTGGCCCGCCGCCTCAACGTGACCCCCCAGGCCATCGCCTCACTGGTGGCACGCCTGGAAAGCCGCGGCCAGCTGGAGAGGCGCGAGCATCCGCGCCACCGGCATGTACAGGAACTGCATCTCACCGACGCCGGGCGGGAGTCGCTGAGCGCCGCCGACAAAGTGATCGCCGGCATCGAGCTGCAGGTCGCCGACAGTCTCGGTCCGAAGGAGAGCACGCAGCTGCGGGCGCTGCTCAACCGGGTGACCGAGGCGATTCGCGAGGACTGACCCCAAGGCCCCGTCGAGCGACGGTCGCCCCGCGAGGGGTGGTCCCTGGCGCACCACCTGGAGAGCCGGAGGCCATCCCCTCCCCTGACCCCACATGCCTACCGCCACGCGCAGCTCCAGGCCTCCAGCTGGTTGATTGATATCAGCTGTTTTATGCAAGCCCAGGTGTCGTATTCTCGCGGCGTGACACATGATGACGAGCGGACGATCGCCGCCAACGCGCAGGACCGGGTGACCTGGGCTCTGCGGCGGACGGAGTGGGCGGTTCAGGCACGGAAGGATCAACGGCTACGACCGCTGGGAATCGCGGCCGCGCAGTACACGCTACTGATCTCCGTCCACGGCGATCCCGGCCTGACCGGTGCGGAACTGGCCCGCCGCCTGAACGTCACCCCGCAGGCGGTGGCCTCGCAGGTGGCCCGTCTGGAGGAGCGGGGCCAACTGGAACGACGACCGCATCCGCGCCACCGCCATGTACAGGAGCTGCACCTCACCGACACGGGCCGTGACTCCCTGCGCGATGCCGATGCCGTGATCGTGGGGATCGAAGAGCAGATCGCCGAGAAGCTGGGCCCCGAGAAGGCCGCACAACTGAGGACTCTGCTCGACGAGGTGGCCTGCGTGGTCCGGGAGACATGAGCCGGTGAGCCTGATCCAACTGCTGCCGAGCGGTGGCACCGACGCCGTCGGTCCGTACCTGCCGTCGAACGCGGTCATGACGGTGCGGACGACCGGCGACTCGCTGTCGCCCGGGTCCGGGCTCGCCTTGTTCGCCTTGTTCGCCTTGTTCGCCTTGTTCGCCTGCCACATCGTCGTGGTCCTGGTCGGCGCGGCCGTGCTGCTCGAACAACGTGATGCGTGACCCCGGTTGCTGCGGGGACACGGCCGATCCGCTCCTCCGCCTTCGATCGTGAGGCCGGGCGGCCGCCTCCTCCCCAACCAGGGATCCGTACCGAAGGACGGTGAAGTCGTGCTCGCACCGGCGTCGCTGCGACGGGTGACCGGCGCTCACCCGCGCCTGGTGGATGCCGCCCTCGCCACACTCGTGGGTGGTATCGGCCTGCTGCCTCTGCTGTTCGGACGATGGCCCGACGGCGCACGGCCGTCGGGCGCCGACGCCGTCGCCGCGGCGGCCGCGCTCCTGCTTCTGCCGGCCCGTCGTCGGGCACCACTGCCCGTCCTGGCGCTGGCAGTGCTCGGGGAGGTGGCCTTCACCGTCCTCGCGTCGTATCCGTCGCAGCCGCTGAAGCTCGCCGCGTTGATCGCGGTCTACACCGTGGCCCGAACGGTCCGTCGGAGGACCGCCTTGATCGCAGTCTCGGGCACGGCCCTCGCCCTGTACGCCGTCATCACCTATGCGACGGATTCGGCCACCGGCCCGGAGGCCGGCGCCGTGTTCGCCTGGACCGGGATGTTCGCCGCCGTCGGGGCCACCGTACGCACCTGGCACGACTACGTCGCCGCGATGGAGGAGCGAGCGCTGCGGGCGGAGGCGAGCAAGGAGGAAGAGGCCCGCCGCCGGGTCGCCGAAGAACGGCTGCGCATCGCAAGGGAACTCCACGACGTGATCGCCCACCACATCGCCCTGATCACCATTCAGGCAGGAGTCGCCGGTCGCTTCCTTCGGGGTCAACCGGATCGGGCCGAGGTGGCGCTCGGCCACATCCGTGAGGCCGGACGCACAGTCCTGGACGAACTGGGCCCGCTGCTGTACGTACTGCGGCTGTCCGCCGACGAGACGGACGCGGGGCAGCCGACCGAACCCGTGCCCGGCCTGTCCCGCCTGGCAGGGCTCCTCGAATCGCTGACCGCCGCCGGGCTGAGCGTGCGCCACCGGCAGGCAGGCCACCCGCGCCCCCTGCCGACCGCCATCGACCTGGCCGCCTACCGCGTCATCCAGGAGGGGCTGACCAACGCGCACAAGCACGGCGCGACCGCCGAGGCGGACCTGGTCGTCGACTACGGGCCCGACGAACTGGGCGTTCGGATCACCAACCCCCTGCACTCCGGCCCGTACCCGGCGTCGGCGGCGACGGGTACCGGACACGGGCTGACGGGCATGCGCGAGCGCGTCCACGCGGTCGGCGGCAGCATCCACGCCGAAGCAGTCGACGACGGTTGTTTTCGCCTCGCTGTGCAGCTGCCGCTGCCCGCAGACGGACCACCGGCCGACAACCGCG
Proteins encoded:
- a CDS encoding IclR family transcriptional regulator — its product is MENSAGAAPSPSYPVSAAGNALRVVRLLHELDELRVMDVADRLGVARSTAHRILAMLVFEGFAAQDRHKVYRPGPALQAIRGSQAAPPPDLITIAHPHLQRLADAVRETTHLMVLDGNGARFLDGVEGPQALRVSYRTGTLLPAHVTSGGKAMLAALPADRLRALYPNGLPGEGSDASGDVERLFNELVAVRRDGYAINLQESERGVHAVGACVRDRTGTAVAAVAVAAPSVRCTRASLAALSRPLLAAVQDIGQGL
- a CDS encoding aldehyde dehydrogenase family protein; translation: MAKSSPREIRTRWSSQDAADQFTVDNPATGAPLAVVQGAGDKEVDQAVQAAYDAHFSWRARTARERGSWLRKIAQAIREHADEIATLECSDNGKPLTQARNGDVNAAIGLFEYFASLCDSMPGQVNDGGNLLDITVLEPYGVIAAIVPFNWPPIHTASKLAPALAVGNAVVIKPPEQAPLSSMRMVEIIQSVLPDDVVHILPGTGSIGSRLAGHPLVGKISFTGSPTTGVSVIKTAADNLTPTLMELGGKDPFIIFEDADLDLALPWAIEGGLFNQGEACTSASRVLVHADIYDEVARRYGNAVKRLRVGNGVDPGTHIGPMVSAAQRKRVLDYIDIGVQEGATIAAQAPLPDDPELAGGYYVAPTLFTGVRPDMRIAQEEIFGPVISMIPFHDEDEAVRIANGTDFGLVAAVFTPDSERALRVSRALHTGFVFVNNYNRNFTGTPFGGVGASGYGRETSAQTLGEYGYSKNIRLVSGRGEMPRWAPSLEVTGHDK
- a CDS encoding zinc-binding dehydrogenase, with protein sequence MGSLVVQLARRAGATVIGLASEPHHAWLARHGAIPLTYGEDVGERIRAVAGGTIDAFIDTLGAPYIELALELGVPGERINMIIDFPGAAKHGTKAEGSAAAASADVLREVATLIADGDLEIPIAGVYRLDEVREAFRELERRHTNGKIVLRP
- a CDS encoding alcohol dehydrogenase catalytic domain-containing protein; this encodes MPKAVRFTEYGGIDVLNVVDVERTVPGERQVLVKVVAAGINPGEAAIRRGFLHDRFPATFPSGQGSDLAGIVEELGAGATGFAVGDEVIGFTHKQASHAEYVIVDDDHLTPRPAAVPWERAGALFVAGTTGYAAVHASGSSVARPSSSPGPQVEWALSSSNSPGAPEPPSSAWPVSPTTHGLPGTERSH
- a CDS encoding amidohydrolase family protein, with amino-acid sequence MRIVAVEEAFSIPGAIRQEAAIRERLEATDETKREWFRRLDDVTELRLADMDANGVDMQVLSYSTPGLEVIEDPAEAVAVARRVNDHLAKAVASHPNRFAGFAVLPLQDPKAAVVELRRAVKELGLKGVLYNDHVRGHYLDEPQFRPVWAELERLGVTLYLHPAVIPADKWRVFDGHPVLVGPSWGWTATVGAHALRLIYGGVFDEFPGASVMLGHMGELLPFQMARLDSRYPAQVPVERRVQHLPSYYLRNNVYVTTSGVMSHAALLGAVHAVGVDRVLFSIDYPFESSADAVAFLRSAPYARADLARIAHGNAERILGL
- a CDS encoding aldehyde dehydrogenase family protein, giving the protein MSNNNPTSTRDGVIGQDGSEVITVDQATGAEFARYPVAGKKEAAAAVADARSVAAAWWDLGFEGRAERLRAWRREIAVSGEEGAALIHTENGKPLDDARVEVLGILEHVQYAIENAERVLGRRELPGSRTVPNQRAWLEYQPYGVVGVIGPWNFPLLTPGAILIEAIAAGNAAILKPSQITPGVGEWLVRTWQRAVPDLPSVLQTLNGFGATGGALIEAGLNKLAFTGSVTTGKTVAAQCAQTLTPVLLELGGKDGVVVAEDADLDEAAKHVVWGAMQNTGHGCISLEVAYVVESVHDEFVEKVSELAKQVRVGSGEDAEIGPVPLPTQIPIIREHIRDALERGATATVGGLDAVGDRYVTPTVLVGVTPDSLAATEETFGPTLAVVKVADTEEAIAHINASRYGLGSAVFSRDRGEAIARQLRVGMTSINDALVFSMNPAVPFGGRGDSGYGRKQGEEGLREFAYPHSFTAKTGPAQFSASTFGRPAGAIEGALAGVRDRILAESDKKTA
- a CDS encoding SDR family NAD(P)-dependent oxidoreductase translates to MTRTNALITGASSGIGAAYARLLADDHDLVLVARRADRLAELAEELRARGAAVEVLPADLATQDGIAAVATRLAVGDVRMLISNAGAGGYAPLTDVDPAEIQSLLTLNAVAPVLLVRAALPGMLAAGEGSVVTVASLLAFSAGSTLAVRTDGAPPQAPRRTLYVAAKAATVGFTRTLAGELADTPVRVQVVCPSIVATEWNGGVSRGNPRAMLPEDVASASLAGLRLGETVCVPGLEDQDSALDALLAAEAGVMGGGFRPALATRYTDQRA
- a CDS encoding MarR family winged helix-turn-helix transcriptional regulator, producing MIRNNEEPVGLNALDRVTWALRRAELAVQSLKEQRLRPLGLMAAHYTLLISVHDEPGLTGAELARRLNVTPQAIASLVARLESRGQLERREHPRHRHVQELHLTDAGRESLSAADKVIAGIELQVADSLGPKESTQLRALLNRVTEAIRED
- a CDS encoding MarR family winged helix-turn-helix transcriptional regulator; this encodes MTHDDERTIAANAQDRVTWALRRTEWAVQARKDQRLRPLGIAAAQYTLLISVHGDPGLTGAELARRLNVTPQAVASQVARLEERGQLERRPHPRHRHVQELHLTDTGRDSLRDADAVIVGIEEQIAEKLGPEKAAQLRTLLDEVACVVRET
- a CDS encoding sensor histidine kinase, with protein sequence MLAPASLRRVTGAHPRLVDAALATLVGGIGLLPLLFGRWPDGARPSGADAVAAAAALLLLPARRRAPLPVLALAVLGEVAFTVLASYPSQPLKLAALIAVYTVARTVRRRTALIAVSGTALALYAVITYATDSATGPEAGAVFAWTGMFAAVGATVRTWHDYVAAMEERALRAEASKEEEARRRVAEERLRIARELHDVIAHHIALITIQAGVAGRFLRGQPDRAEVALGHIREAGRTVLDELGPLLYVLRLSADETDAGQPTEPVPGLSRLAGLLESLTAAGLSVRHRQAGHPRPLPTAIDLAAYRVIQEGLTNAHKHGATAEADLVVDYGPDELGVRITNPLHSGPYPASAATGTGHGLTGMRERVHAVGGSIHAEAVDDGCFRLAVQLPLPADGPPADNRASDRSGTALPATAAAERRQR